One Belonocnema kinseyi isolate 2016_QV_RU_SX_M_011 chromosome 6, B_treatae_v1, whole genome shotgun sequence genomic region harbors:
- the LOC117174082 gene encoding uncharacterized protein LOC117174082, which yields MTETDVAHVAAFMGHDDPIHRRIYRQPTVSVDILKMSSVLQQIQTPRTSQQNRNGSSETTKDAIVCQGNSHERRLDNSNEDDFDSEPPEPKKQLKPNMNNYLTSRANHTSRDSWSPDSNKDDSESEPST from the exons ATGACGGAGACAGACGTTGCACATGTAGCAGCTTTCATGGGCCACGATGATCCGATACATAGAAGAATTTATCGTCAACCGACTGTCTCTgtggacattttaaaaatgtcttctgTTCTTCAACAAATCCAAACTCCTCGAACTTCGCAGCAGAATCGGAATGGTTCTTCAGAGACGACAAAAGATGCCATCGTCTGCCAAG gaaaCTCGCATGAAAGGAGGCTGGACAATTCAAATGAGGATGACTTCGATTCAGAGCCACCAGAACCAAAGAAACAATTGAAGCCGAATATGAATAACTATT taACTAGTCGCGCGAATCATACTAGCAGAGATTCCTGGTCTCCCGATTCCAATAAGGATGATTCCGAATCAGAACCATCAACATAG